One segment of Methylocella silvestris BL2 DNA contains the following:
- a CDS encoding PHA/PHB synthase family protein gives MNKQLFPQPVGPAVVKPPEADGAQFNALDSALHAAEGNFSGGLSVCAHWLAFLDWGAHLANAPFRRLELAQAAARQWRRFEGAVSGERPIEPPAGDHRFNDPAWRDPPFNAISQGFLLAEEWWALATKGARGVNADNQRIVSFAMRQLLDVWSPSNFFWLNPEALRATMKSGGVNLVHGAENLLTDFQESVTGRPCGGDGFRVGRDIAATPGKIVFRNELIELIQYAPTTASAHPEPVMIVPAWIMKYYILDLSPENSLIRFLVAQGYTVFALSWRNPGPAFRDFTLDDYRVKGVMSALDAVSDICGEAKIHACGYCLGGTILTIAAAAMARDGDERLASVTLFCAQTDFTEAGELKLFITEDQLAFLDDVMRAQGYLDSRQMAGAFRLLRSNDLIWSRMTRSYLMGEREHPNDLLTWNADGTRLPARMHSEYLRRLFLDNDLAEGRFLVAGRPVAISDIRAPLFVVATETDHIAPWRSVHKIELLNDADLTFVLTSGGHNAGVVSEPGHKHRHYSIGRRKVGALYIGPDDWLAQAERCEGSWWPAWWEWLDANSGPRVALPAMGSVHYPAIADAPGSYVLED, from the coding sequence ATGAACAAGCAGCTTTTTCCTCAGCCTGTTGGTCCCGCGGTGGTCAAGCCGCCAGAGGCAGACGGCGCCCAGTTCAATGCGCTCGACAGCGCGCTGCACGCTGCCGAGGGTAATTTTTCCGGCGGCCTCTCGGTTTGCGCGCATTGGCTCGCCTTCCTCGACTGGGGCGCGCATCTTGCCAATGCGCCGTTTCGCCGACTCGAACTGGCGCAGGCGGCGGCCCGGCAATGGCGTCGTTTCGAAGGCGCCGTCAGTGGCGAAAGGCCGATCGAACCGCCGGCGGGCGATCATCGCTTCAACGACCCAGCCTGGCGCGACCCGCCCTTCAACGCGATCTCGCAAGGCTTCCTCCTCGCCGAGGAATGGTGGGCGCTGGCGACCAAGGGGGCGCGCGGCGTCAACGCCGACAATCAGCGCATCGTTTCTTTCGCCATGCGCCAGTTGCTTGACGTCTGGTCGCCGTCGAATTTTTTCTGGCTCAACCCCGAAGCGCTCCGCGCGACGATGAAGTCGGGTGGCGTCAATCTCGTCCATGGCGCCGAAAATCTCCTGACCGATTTTCAGGAATCGGTGACCGGGCGTCCCTGCGGAGGCGATGGATTTCGCGTCGGGCGCGATATAGCCGCGACGCCGGGCAAAATCGTCTTCCGCAACGAGTTGATCGAACTCATCCAATATGCGCCGACGACAGCAAGCGCGCATCCTGAGCCGGTGATGATCGTTCCGGCCTGGATCATGAAATATTACATTCTCGACCTGTCGCCGGAGAATTCCCTCATCCGTTTCCTCGTGGCGCAGGGCTATACGGTGTTCGCCTTGTCCTGGCGCAATCCCGGGCCGGCGTTCCGCGATTTCACGCTCGACGATTACCGCGTCAAGGGCGTGATGAGCGCGCTCGACGCTGTGAGCGACATCTGCGGCGAGGCTAAAATTCACGCCTGCGGCTATTGCCTCGGCGGCACCATTTTGACCATTGCGGCGGCCGCGATGGCGCGCGACGGCGATGAGAGGCTCGCCAGCGTCACTTTGTTTTGCGCGCAGACCGATTTCACCGAAGCCGGCGAATTGAAGCTGTTCATCACCGAGGATCAGCTCGCTTTCCTTGATGACGTGATGCGCGCGCAAGGCTACCTCGACAGCCGCCAGATGGCGGGGGCGTTTCGTCTGCTCCGCTCCAATGATCTGATCTGGTCGCGCATGACGCGGTCCTATCTCATGGGCGAGCGCGAACATCCGAACGACCTTCTGACCTGGAATGCGGACGGCACGCGCTTGCCGGCGCGCATGCATAGCGAATATCTGCGCCGCCTCTTTCTCGACAATGATCTCGCCGAAGGGCGGTTCTTGGTCGCGGGCAGGCCGGTCGCAATCAGCGATATCCGCGCGCCGCTGTTTGTGGTGGCCACAGAAACGGACCACATCGCGCCCTGGCGGTCCGTCCACAAGATCGAGCTCTTAAATGACGCCGACCTGACCTTTGTTTTGACGTCGGGCGGCCATAACGCCGGCGTGGTGAGCGAGCCCGGTCACAAGCATCGGCATTATTCGATCGGCCGCCGCAAGGTCGGCGCGCTCTACATCGGGCCGGACGATTGGCTCGCCCAAGCGGAGCGATGCGAGGGCTCGTGGTGGCCCGCCTGGTGGGAGTGGCTCGACGCGAACTCCGGGCCGCGCGTCGCGCTTCCCGCGATGGGCTCCGTGCATTATCCGGCGATCGCGGACGCGCCCGGTTCTTACGTGCTTGAGGATTGA
- a CDS encoding helix-turn-helix domain-containing protein yields MSATFSAFSDPAFSMRRAVPTRPSWMATSAPEKIPAGAASGGQLLHVAPDAELYADGAESVSFYKVVSGLVRTCKFRSDGRRQIDAFYLPGDSFGFEDGGRHRLSAEAVCETYVVAYRWRGAEALSAGDAALAPQLLSLALQGMRRAQDHALLLGRRSASQKVAAFLTDMIDRSVNDEVIELAMSRQDIADYLGLTIETVSRTLSQLERDEMIALPSARRVRVQDRLGLRHLSS; encoded by the coding sequence ATGTCGGCGACGTTCTCGGCTTTTTCGGATCCTGCATTTTCGATGCGCCGCGCCGTTCCGACGCGGCCGTCCTGGATGGCCACCTCCGCGCCTGAAAAAATCCCGGCCGGCGCCGCGTCCGGCGGCCAGTTGCTCCATGTCGCGCCGGACGCCGAACTCTACGCCGACGGCGCTGAAAGCGTCTCCTTCTACAAGGTCGTCAGCGGATTGGTGCGCACTTGCAAATTCAGGAGCGACGGGCGCCGCCAGATCGACGCCTTTTATCTGCCGGGCGACTCCTTCGGCTTCGAGGATGGAGGCCGCCACCGCCTCTCCGCGGAGGCGGTGTGCGAGACCTATGTCGTGGCCTATCGCTGGCGCGGCGCCGAGGCGCTGTCGGCCGGCGACGCCGCGCTGGCGCCGCAGCTGTTGTCGCTCGCCCTGCAGGGGATGCGGCGCGCGCAGGATCACGCGCTGCTGCTCGGGCGCCGCAGCGCCTCCCAGAAAGTCGCGGCCTTCCTCACCGACATGATCGACCGCTCCGTCAATGACGAGGTCATCGAGCTCGCCATGTCGCGTCAGGATATCGCCGATTATCTTGGCCTCACCATCGAGACCGTGTCGCGGACGCTGTCCCAGCTCGAACGCGACGAGATGATCGCGCTGCCGAGCGCGCGCCGCGTGCGCGTCCAAGATCGCCTTGGCCTGCGCCATCTGAGTTCTTGA
- a CDS encoding response regulator codes for MANAERLVLIADDDQGVRDALQFALKLEGIDVHAHSGPAELLADADVQRAGCVILEDSMPHMDGLELLRRLRARNNRLPAIMLTNHATPGFRQRAGAAGVHLVLEKPLLDTALIDTLLVILGDA; via the coding sequence ATGGCTAACGCGGAGCGTCTCGTTCTGATCGCCGACGACGATCAGGGCGTGCGAGACGCGCTGCAATTCGCCTTGAAACTCGAAGGGATCGACGTGCACGCCCACAGCGGCCCGGCCGAGCTTCTGGCCGACGCCGATGTGCAGCGCGCGGGTTGTGTGATTCTCGAGGACAGCATGCCGCATATGGACGGGTTGGAGCTGCTCCGGCGGTTGCGGGCGCGCAACAACCGGTTGCCGGCAATCATGCTGACCAATCACGCGACCCCCGGATTTCGCCAGCGAGCTGGGGCGGCCGGGGTTCATCTCGTTCTGGAAAAGCCGCTGCTCGACACGGCGCTGATCGATACGCTGCTGGTCATTCTCGGCGACGCCTGA
- the fixJ gene encoding response regulator FixJ, which translates to MADAVVHLIDDDEAVRQALGFLLMASGYAVRVYESAAVFIEGLAEAQPGCVVTDVRMPEVDGIKLLRLMKAKRSRLPVIVMTGHADVPLAVEAMKAGAVDFLEKPFDDESLLAAIRLALDRQARDARIEDEFATIRARLEHLSPREREVLDGLVAGLPNKSIAYDLKISPRTVEVHRANVMTKMGAASLSDLVRMAFVVRSGSPS; encoded by the coding sequence ATGGCTGACGCCGTGGTCCATCTGATCGACGACGACGAGGCGGTGCGTCAGGCGCTCGGCTTTCTGCTCATGGCCTCGGGCTACGCCGTGCGGGTCTATGAGTCTGCGGCGGTCTTTATCGAGGGGCTTGCCGAAGCGCAGCCGGGCTGCGTCGTCACCGACGTCCGCATGCCGGAGGTCGATGGGATCAAATTGCTGCGTCTCATGAAGGCCAAGCGCAGCCGGCTGCCGGTGATCGTCATGACCGGCCACGCCGACGTTCCGCTGGCCGTCGAGGCGATGAAGGCGGGCGCCGTCGACTTCCTCGAAAAACCGTTCGACGACGAGAGCCTGCTGGCGGCGATCCGCCTCGCGCTCGACCGGCAGGCGCGTGACGCCCGGATCGAAGATGAGTTCGCGACGATTCGGGCGCGGCTCGAACATCTCTCGCCGCGCGAGCGCGAGGTGCTGGACGGCCTCGTCGCCGGGCTGCCCAACAAGTCCATCGCCTATGATCTGAAAATCAGTCCCCGCACGGTGGAAGTGCATCGCGCCAATGTCATGACTAAGATGGGCGCGGCGAGCCTGTCGGACCTGGTGCGCATGGCCTTTGTGGTGCGCTCGGGATCGCCGAGTTGA
- a CDS encoding PAS domain-containing sensor histidine kinase — MRVDDDGLPEHAPFLSDEAARGLKAAGAGAWRWRPATGAVSLSPLAAELLGAEAATLDYAGFLALVAAEDRAGANAALRAGAAALAPYDFDFALAQASAGARIRARGRFISQGGDVEAVGILIAARWPKSSEEAASRLAAIVAFSDDAIIGETPEGVITDWNRGAETVFGYKAEEIIGDTIAILALDDQRDEMMKILERIRRGERIEHFETRRRRKDGEIIDVSVSVSPVWDEAGHLVGIAKVARDVTTAKRAEIELREREAHLRSVLDTVPEATIVIDSSGVMQSFSANAERLFGYSAKEAIGRNVSLLMPSPYREQHDSYLDRYARTGERRIIGLGRVVVGLRRDGSTFPMELAVGEMQSGERRFFTGFVRDLTERQETQQRLQDLQSALVHISRFTAMGEMASTLAHELNQPLTAIASYLNGCRRLLDADRGGDKVAMVRDGVERAAAQALRAGQIIKRMRQFVARGESERQVESLPKLIEEASALALVGIKETGVRVGFAFDPRVAFVLVDKIQIEQVILNLMRNAIEAMLDCARRDLTIATAELAGDMVEVSVADTGPGISPDIAAQLFQPFVTTKPDGLGIGLSISRTIIEAHGGRLWVEPNPGGGTVFRLTLKALSREEMSDG; from the coding sequence ATGCGTGTCGACGATGATGGTCTGCCCGAACATGCGCCCTTCCTCAGCGACGAGGCGGCGCGGGGCCTGAAGGCGGCGGGGGCCGGCGCATGGCGCTGGCGCCCCGCGACGGGCGCCGTCAGCCTCTCGCCGCTGGCGGCGGAGCTGCTCGGCGCCGAGGCGGCGACGCTCGACTATGCCGGCTTCCTCGCTCTCGTCGCCGCCGAGGACCGCGCGGGCGCAAACGCCGCCCTGCGCGCCGGCGCGGCGGCGCTGGCTCCTTATGATTTCGACTTCGCTCTGGCGCAGGCTTCGGCGGGAGCGCGAATCCGGGCGCGCGGGCGTTTCATCAGTCAGGGCGGGGACGTCGAGGCGGTCGGCATTCTGATCGCCGCGCGATGGCCGAAGTCGAGCGAGGAGGCGGCGAGCCGGCTCGCCGCCATTGTCGCCTTTTCCGATGACGCGATCATCGGCGAGACGCCCGAGGGCGTGATCACCGACTGGAACAGGGGCGCCGAGACCGTGTTCGGCTACAAGGCGGAGGAGATTATCGGCGACACCATCGCCATTCTCGCGCTGGATGACCAGCGCGACGAGATGATGAAGATCCTCGAACGCATCAGGCGCGGCGAGCGGATTGAGCATTTCGAGACGCGGCGGCGGCGCAAGGACGGCGAAATCATCGACGTTTCGGTCTCCGTCTCGCCGGTCTGGGACGAGGCGGGCCATCTCGTCGGCATCGCCAAAGTCGCCCGCGACGTCACGACCGCCAAGCGCGCCGAGATCGAGCTCCGCGAACGCGAGGCGCATCTGCGCTCGGTGCTCGACACCGTTCCGGAAGCCACCATCGTCATCGACAGCTCAGGCGTCATGCAGTCCTTCAGCGCCAACGCCGAGCGGCTGTTCGGCTACAGCGCGAAAGAGGCCATCGGCCGCAACGTCAGCCTGCTGATGCCCTCGCCCTATCGCGAGCAGCATGATTCCTACCTCGACCGCTATGCGCGCACCGGCGAGCGGCGGATCATCGGTCTTGGCCGCGTCGTCGTCGGGCTGCGCAGGGATGGCTCGACCTTTCCGATGGAGCTCGCCGTCGGCGAGATGCAGTCGGGCGAACGCCGCTTTTTCACCGGCTTCGTTCGCGATCTCACCGAGCGGCAAGAAACCCAGCAGCGGCTGCAGGATCTCCAATCGGCGCTGGTGCATATCTCCCGCTTCACGGCGATGGGCGAGATGGCCTCGACCCTCGCCCATGAGCTCAACCAGCCGCTGACCGCCATCGCGAGCTATCTCAACGGCTGCCGCAGGTTGCTCGACGCCGACAGGGGCGGCGACAAGGTCGCGATGGTGCGCGACGGCGTCGAACGGGCCGCCGCCCAGGCGCTGCGCGCGGGACAGATCATCAAGCGTATGCGCCAGTTCGTCGCCCGCGGCGAGAGCGAGCGGCAGGTCGAGAGCCTGCCGAAACTGATCGAGGAGGCGAGCGCGCTCGCTCTTGTCGGCATCAAGGAGACCGGCGTGCGCGTCGGCTTCGCTTTCGATCCGCGCGTCGCTTTCGTGCTGGTCGACAAGATCCAGATCGAGCAGGTCATCCTCAATCTGATGCGCAATGCGATCGAAGCCATGCTCGATTGCGCGCGCCGCGACTTGACGATCGCCACGGCTGAGCTCGCCGGCGACATGGTCGAGGTCAGCGTCGCCGACACGGGGCCGGGCATTTCGCCCGATATCGCCGCGCAGCTGTTTCAGCCCTTCGTGACGACAAAGCCCGACGGTTTGGGAATTGGCCTGTCGATCTCGCGCACCATCATCGAGGCGCATGGCGGCCGCTTGTGGGTGGAGCCCAATCCCGGCGGCGGGACCGTGTTTCGCCTCACCCTCAAGGCGTTGAGCCGCGAGGAGATGAGCGATGGCTGA
- a CDS encoding zinc-dependent alcohol dehydrogenase family protein has translation MKALVYHGPGQKALEERPKPQIEASGDAIVKIVKTTICGTDLHILKGDVATCAPGRILGHEGVGIIDSVGAGVTAFQPGDRVLISCISSCGKCDYCRRGLYSHCTTGGWILGNEIDGTQAEYVRTPHADTSLYRIPAGADEEALVMLSDILPTGFECGVLNGKVEPGSTVAIVGAGPIGLAALLTAQFYAPGDIIMIDLDDNRLDVARRFGATHTINSGDGKAAEAVKALTGGIGVDTAIEAVGIPATFLLCEDIVAPGGVIANVGVHGVKVDLHLERLWAHNITITTRLVDTVTTPMLLKTVQSKKLDPLQLITHRFTLDHILDAYDTFSRAADTKALKVIVSA, from the coding sequence ATGAAAGCGCTCGTTTATCACGGTCCCGGGCAGAAGGCGCTCGAGGAGCGCCCGAAACCGCAGATCGAGGCGTCCGGCGACGCCATCGTCAAAATCGTCAAAACGACGATCTGCGGCACCGACCTGCATATTCTCAAGGGCGACGTGGCGACCTGCGCGCCGGGGCGGATTCTCGGCCATGAGGGCGTCGGAATCATCGACAGCGTCGGCGCCGGCGTCACCGCTTTTCAGCCAGGCGACCGCGTGCTGATCTCCTGCATCTCGTCCTGCGGCAAATGCGACTATTGCCGGCGCGGGCTCTACTCCCATTGCACGACCGGAGGCTGGATCCTCGGCAATGAAATCGACGGGACGCAAGCCGAATATGTGCGCACGCCGCACGCCGACACCAGCCTCTACCGCATTCCGGCCGGCGCCGACGAAGAGGCGCTGGTGATGCTGAGCGACATCCTGCCGACCGGTTTCGAATGCGGCGTGCTGAACGGAAAGGTTGAGCCGGGATCCACCGTCGCGATCGTCGGCGCGGGCCCGATCGGCCTCGCCGCGCTGCTCACCGCGCAATTCTACGCGCCCGGCGACATCATCATGATCGACCTCGACGACAACCGCCTCGATGTGGCGCGCCGCTTCGGAGCGACGCATACAATCAACAGCGGCGACGGCAAGGCGGCCGAGGCGGTCAAGGCGCTGACCGGAGGGATTGGCGTCGATACGGCGATCGAGGCTGTCGGCATTCCTGCGACCTTCCTGCTGTGCGAGGACATCGTCGCGCCGGGCGGCGTCATCGCCAATGTCGGCGTGCATGGCGTCAAGGTCGATCTGCACCTCGAACGGCTGTGGGCGCATAACATCACGATCACGACGCGGCTCGTCGACACCGTGACGACGCCGATGCTGCTCAAGACCGTGCAGTCGAAAAAGCTCGATCCGTTACAGCTGATCACGCACCGGTTCACGCTGGATCATATCCTGGACGCCTATGACACATTTTCGCGAGCGGCCGACACCAAGGCGCTGAAGGTGATCGTTTCCGCCTGA
- a CDS encoding LLM class flavin-dependent oxidoreductase, with the protein MRFGLFCTFDNPHDDFARAFAEQTSLVRLAEDLGFEEAWAVEHHFNAESPVPSCLMTLAYLAARTSRIRLGSAAVLLPFHNPMLIAEEAATLDILSDGRFDFGVAKGGPFPMQNKHFCVDVAGSREKTFEALALIQRLLAEDEVSFEGAHFRADRVRLAPKPLQRPIPTYIATSTPGITQRAATLGYGFMSGPPFPLKIVARNVAAYRDAAPEADPKLVLMRFFHLAPTRAQAREEAATFLAPFIARMRETTARMQPEWTEWFDVERVMDDSLIGAAEEISDRLREIETEIGPRSVVLKPLSPLLSKRSADLAVFSEAIRPMAAQAAAS; encoded by the coding sequence ATGCGGTTTGGACTTTTCTGCACTTTCGACAATCCGCATGACGATTTCGCCCGCGCCTTCGCCGAACAGACGAGCCTCGTCCGACTTGCCGAAGACCTCGGCTTCGAGGAGGCATGGGCGGTCGAGCATCATTTCAACGCTGAGTCGCCGGTTCCTTCCTGCCTGATGACGCTCGCTTATCTCGCCGCGCGCACCTCGCGCATCAGGCTCGGATCGGCGGCGGTGCTGTTGCCTTTCCACAATCCGATGCTGATCGCGGAAGAGGCGGCGACGCTCGATATTCTGTCGGACGGACGGTTTGATTTCGGCGTCGCCAAGGGCGGCCCCTTCCCGATGCAGAACAAGCATTTCTGCGTCGACGTCGCCGGCAGCCGCGAAAAAACCTTTGAGGCGCTGGCGCTGATCCAGAGGCTTCTCGCGGAGGACGAGGTGAGCTTCGAGGGCGCCCATTTCAGGGCCGATCGCGTCCGCCTCGCGCCGAAGCCGCTGCAGCGGCCGATCCCGACCTACATCGCCACATCGACGCCCGGTATTACGCAGCGCGCCGCGACGCTTGGCTACGGCTTCATGTCCGGTCCGCCCTTCCCCCTGAAAATCGTCGCGCGCAATGTCGCGGCCTATCGCGACGCCGCGCCCGAGGCCGATCCGAAACTTGTGCTGATGCGGTTTTTCCATCTCGCTCCGACGCGGGCGCAAGCGCGGGAGGAAGCGGCGACGTTTCTCGCGCCTTTCATCGCCCGCATGAGAGAGACGACCGCGCGCATGCAGCCGGAATGGACGGAGTGGTTCGACGTCGAACGCGTGATGGACGATTCTCTGATTGGGGCGGCGGAAGAGATCAGCGACCGGCTGCGCGAAATCGAAACTGAAATCGGGCCGCGCAGCGTCGTCCTGAAGCCGCTGAGCCCGCTGCTTTCGAAACGCAGCGCCGACCTCGCCGTTTTCAGCGAGGCGATCCGTCCGATGGCGGCGCAGGCCGCCGCAAGCTAA
- a CDS encoding cation diffusion facilitator family transporter, protein MTDSDAHGDPHHEHPHDHADGHSHAHSHAPTNFGPRFLVGIGLNIAIVVLELVFGLISHSVALIADAGHNLSDVLGLCVAYVAIILAARPPSDRFTYGLKGSSILAALFNAMFLLVATGALSYEAIRRFFDPEPVAAGTMMAVAAVGMVINAATAALFVSGQGDDLNIRGAFLHMAADAAVSAGVVLAGLLILVTGQLWLDPLMSLVINAVIIFGTWGLLRESVVMSLAAAPKGLPVGDVRGFLAGLPGVASVHDLHIWSMSTSEIALTGHLVTPGGHPGDAFLMETAHHLNERFRIGHVTLQIETDETTACALAPDEVV, encoded by the coding sequence ATGACTGATTCAGACGCTCACGGCGATCCGCATCATGAGCATCCCCATGATCATGCAGACGGCCATTCCCACGCGCATTCCCATGCGCCGACGAATTTCGGGCCGCGATTCCTGGTCGGCATCGGCCTCAACATTGCAATCGTCGTGCTCGAACTGGTTTTCGGGCTGATCTCCCATTCGGTCGCGCTGATCGCCGACGCCGGTCATAATTTATCCGACGTGCTCGGCCTTTGCGTCGCCTATGTCGCGATTATACTCGCCGCGCGTCCGCCGTCCGACCGCTTCACCTATGGGCTGAAGGGATCGTCGATCCTCGCAGCGCTGTTCAACGCAATGTTCCTGCTCGTCGCTACCGGCGCCCTCAGCTATGAAGCGATCCGTCGTTTCTTCGACCCCGAGCCCGTCGCCGCGGGAACGATGATGGCGGTGGCGGCGGTCGGCATGGTCATCAATGCGGCGACTGCAGCGCTTTTTGTCTCCGGCCAGGGGGACGACCTGAATATCCGTGGCGCGTTTCTGCATATGGCGGCGGATGCGGCGGTTTCGGCGGGCGTCGTGCTCGCTGGCCTTCTGATCCTCGTCACCGGACAGCTCTGGCTCGACCCGCTGATGAGCCTTGTGATCAATGCCGTGATCATTTTCGGCACCTGGGGGCTGCTGCGTGAAAGCGTCGTGATGTCGCTCGCCGCCGCGCCGAAGGGCCTGCCGGTCGGCGATGTGCGCGGGTTTTTGGCCGGGCTTCCCGGCGTCGCCTCCGTGCACGACCTTCATATCTGGTCGATGAGCACCAGCGAAATCGCCCTGACCGGCCATCTGGTGACGCCGGGCGGCCATCCCGGCGACGCCTTCCTGATGGAGACGGCGCATCATCTCAATGAGCGCTTCCGGATCGGCCATGTCACCTTGCAGATCGAGACGGATGAGACGACGGCCTGCGCGCTGGCTCCCGACGAGGTGGTTTGA
- a CDS encoding MATE family efflux transporter — protein MSPKAAAASAIFTEGSTLRHVLVMTGAASIGLMSIFVVDFLSLLYVSRLQDPNLTAAVGFATQVLFFSVSVNIGLAIAIGALVSRAIGAGQRERARRLAASGLVHVAVISVLVGLVGMAFRREILAFLGASGPALDVGSAYLMLTLPATVGLGLGMALAAILRAVGDARRAMYVTLSGAVVTAILDPIFIFALGLGVEGAAIVTVLSRIVFVVVGLRGAVGRHDLVAWPRMSAALADAGILMAIAVPAILTNIAAPVANAYAMSVFSQFGAPVVAAVAIMDRVSPVAFGVLFALSGSVGPILGQNLGAQLYDRLRQTLNGSFGFAALYVLVVAAALTQAAPLLIKLFAAEGETADLLRFFCLYCGGLWFFLGGIFVANASFNNLGFPVLSTVFNWGRATAGTVPFVTLGAAHFGPKGGYVGLIAGAALFGVLAVVVAYFVTARLERRATGV, from the coding sequence TTGAGCCCGAAAGCCGCCGCCGCAAGCGCGATCTTCACCGAAGGCTCGACGCTGCGTCATGTGCTTGTCATGACCGGCGCGGCCTCGATCGGCCTGATGTCGATCTTTGTCGTCGATTTCCTGTCGCTGCTTTATGTGTCGCGCCTCCAGGACCCGAATCTCACCGCCGCGGTCGGCTTCGCGACGCAGGTGTTGTTCTTTTCCGTCTCGGTCAATATCGGCCTTGCGATCGCGATCGGCGCCCTCGTGTCGCGCGCGATCGGCGCCGGCCAGCGCGAGCGCGCGCGCCGCCTCGCGGCGTCGGGGCTCGTCCATGTCGCTGTGATCTCGGTCCTCGTCGGTCTGGTCGGAATGGCCTTCCGGCGCGAAATCCTCGCCTTCCTCGGCGCGAGCGGGCCGGCGCTCGACGTCGGCTCCGCCTATCTGATGCTGACTCTGCCGGCGACGGTCGGCCTTGGCCTTGGCATGGCGCTCGCCGCCATTCTGCGCGCGGTCGGGGACGCGCGGCGCGCAATGTATGTCACCTTGTCGGGCGCCGTGGTTACGGCGATCCTTGATCCGATCTTCATTTTCGCCCTTGGCCTTGGCGTCGAGGGCGCAGCGATCGTAACCGTGCTCTCGCGCATCGTTTTCGTCGTCGTCGGCCTCAGGGGCGCGGTCGGCCGTCATGATCTCGTCGCCTGGCCCCGCATGAGCGCGGCGCTCGCCGACGCCGGGATTTTAATGGCCATCGCCGTCCCGGCGATCCTGACCAATATCGCGGCTCCGGTCGCCAACGCCTATGCCATGAGCGTCTTTTCTCAATTCGGCGCGCCGGTCGTCGCCGCGGTGGCGATCATGGACCGCGTTTCGCCGGTCGCCTTCGGGGTGCTCTTTGCGCTGTCTGGCTCGGTCGGGCCCATCCTTGGCCAAAATCTCGGCGCGCAGCTTTATGACCGGCTGCGGCAGACCTTGAACGGAAGCTTCGGCTTCGCCGCGCTTTACGTGCTCGTCGTGGCGGCGGCCCTGACGCAGGCCGCGCCGCTGCTCATCAAGCTGTTCGCGGCAGAGGGCGAGACTGCCGACCTCCTGCGCTTCTTCTGCCTTTACTGTGGCGGCTTATGGTTCTTTCTCGGGGGCATTTTCGTCGCCAACGCTTCCTTCAACAATCTCGGCTTTCCCGTCCTGTCGACGGTATTCAATTGGGGACGGGCCACCGCCGGCACCGTTCCCTTCGTGACCCTCGGAGCGGCGCACTTCGGGCCGAAGGGCGGCTATGTCGGGCTCATTGCCGGCGCCGCCCTTTTTGGCGTATTAGCCGTCGTCGTGGCATATTTCGTGACCGCCAGGCTCGAGAGACGAGCAACGGGCGTTTAG
- a CDS encoding DUF937 domain-containing protein, which translates to MFNLYEILQNAQGGQAVDNLAKQFNISPEQADAAIKALMPDMSAAFLKQSAQPAAFSSMLGALGDTQHLAAFTDPTAALSGETMQKGADVLTQLFGSSQQRADVAQNAAAFAGLPPALIQQMLPVIASMVMGGLSKSLANQGLGGLFGQLANAASQGGLGSILGSLLGGAQGQTTPQGAGAGGIHPNPQADQSGAAAGMGGLAGMFGTILSGFFGQQAGGSAQTGSAPAGAPPNAAPGGFDPATIQSALEALTKMLQPGTPAPPPSQASNLQDEINSIFTGKKPS; encoded by the coding sequence ATGTTCAATCTCTATGAGATCCTGCAGAACGCCCAGGGCGGCCAGGCCGTCGACAATCTGGCGAAGCAGTTCAACATTTCTCCGGAGCAGGCTGACGCCGCCATCAAAGCGTTGATGCCGGATATGTCGGCCGCCTTCCTGAAGCAGTCGGCGCAGCCTGCCGCCTTTTCCTCGATGCTCGGCGCGCTCGGCGACACGCAGCACTTAGCCGCTTTCACCGACCCCACCGCGGCTCTCTCCGGCGAAACGATGCAAAAGGGCGCCGACGTGCTGACGCAATTGTTCGGCTCCTCGCAGCAGCGCGCGGACGTCGCGCAAAACGCGGCCGCCTTCGCCGGGCTACCCCCGGCGCTGATCCAGCAGATGCTGCCGGTGATCGCCTCGATGGTGATGGGCGGCTTGAGCAAGAGCCTCGCCAATCAGGGCCTTGGCGGATTGTTCGGCCAGCTCGCCAACGCCGCGAGCCAGGGCGGCCTCGGCTCCATCCTCGGCAGTCTGCTCGGCGGCGCGCAGGGCCAGACCACGCCGCAAGGCGCGGGAGCGGGCGGCATTCACCCCAATCCACAAGCGGATCAAAGCGGCGCTGCGGCCGGAATGGGCGGGTTGGCCGGAATGTTCGGCACGATCCTCAGCGGTTTCTTCGGGCAGCAGGCCGGCGGGTCGGCCCAGACTGGATCCGCCCCGGCGGGCGCGCCGCCGAACGCCGCGCCAGGCGGATTCGATCCGGCGACGATCCAGTCGGCGCTCGAAGCCCTCACAAAAATGCTGCAGCCCGGAACGCCGGCGCCGCCGCCCAGCCAGGCGAGCAACCTGCAGGACGAGATCAACTCGATTTTCACCGGCAAGAAGCCGTCCTGA